The window aatattttttattctaaaaacattttaatttaaaattttagcaagtGTGGAAGCcacaaattatgtttaatatttgacATTAAGCTTAAAAACTAGTTTTGCAAAATCTATCATCATTTAAATTGTCAGGACGTGACAAATCTAGCTTGATGGATAACTCTATAGGCACATCCAAATAAACACGATCAAAACcaaaggaaaatataaattttctcaatttgtcaatatttacaaaatcattttctgacgACCATATAGTTAACGTACATTCATTAGTGTCATTTACAGAATTTACCAAATCATGCAATTCAATCAAACTATTTGCTGCTATGCCAGCACGTACAGGAAATGTTATATGTTGTCCTGTCTTAGTAACGATACTACTTTTTATAGCCTTTAGCATTTCATTAATCTCTTCACGTGAGTAGGAGCCATTGTTGAAAGTTGATGTCCATTTAGTTGTCCAGCCAATTGATAAAACAGCCTTTTTAAATTGAGCACAACCCGCAAAAAATTGTTCTGGATTTACAGGTGTGATCATAGTTTGATTAACAGGGCCTTTAACAATATCGGCATTAAGCCAAATAGGATAGGTcatctaaaaaaagaaataaatacatataatccATATAGAGCAAGCACtacactacatacatacatatattaataatcATTTGAATAAACTGACAGGCTTGTTGtcgtaaacaatattttgtattaaaacaaaacattataattttaagttttctttatatcaGATCTGTTGTAACTtctatatgtatgaatatttaaaaaaaaaactcaaacttaACTTGAAAATTTGGGTATAAATTCAGAGttcgaatttttgaaatatttttttagattttttgagtagaaagaataattttaaagcataaatttttttgaactaaacttcgaattttcgaacttaatttagAATATTTGAACATAATATTCTACTCAAGACTGCTAAAGTCACTTGATATACTCATAATGTTTAAGGACAACAACACATTGTAAATACTATGCTAAGCAAACAATAAGCTGAGTACCTACATTCACTCATTGTGGATAGCAGATAGAGTTACTCATGCAGGGCTCTAATATACATATTGTTGTGGGGCAATAGATATTGTACATTAGAGTAAGTCCGTCTCTATGGACGAAAAAAAGTTGTATCAGCTAACCCCTAGGATTGaagatatgttaataacatttccaaaaatataaaaattattttttttgcgaacctagaaatgttttttatatattacgtcGTCATTTTAAGTCCGATCGTTACATATGATATATCAACATTTATGTCTTTAATTAGATCTAACATTCTATGCCCGACTTCTGAAATCTCGAATCCTTCCCCAAAATCtgaaattgtgaaaataaaataattaaaagtatttaattatGAAATATAGGCTTTCGAAGTGCTCACATTTATGCATAAAGAGCtaatttatagatatttaaaaatgttcaaatattcaTTCTCAACCGtatttaattatatgaaatataggCTTTCGAAGTGCTCACTTTTATGAATAAAGAGCtaatttatagatatttaaaaatgttcaaatattcaTTCTCAACCGTTCTcacaacaaataatta of the Lucilia cuprina isolate Lc7/37 chromosome 2, ASM2204524v1, whole genome shotgun sequence genome contains:
- the LOC111689312 gene encoding protein FAM151B isoform X1 — its product is MNSEGTKVNLTALTWAHAVNSQQQLTDALNSDIDFIEADVVMGKICNNGADLPIMAHPPAKTSNLSLDSFLLQVKNHNDNNIKNMKGVKLDFKSIAVFQGALPTLKEKIPEMTYPIWLNADIVKGPVNQTMITPVNPEQFFAGCAQFKKAVLSIGWTTKWTSTFNNGSYSREEINEMLKAIKSSIVTKTGQHITFPVRAGIAANSLIELHDLVNSVNDTNECTLTIWSSENDFVNIDKLRKFIFSFGFDRVYLDVPIELSIKLDLSRPDNLNDDRFCKTSF